A window of the Parambassis ranga chromosome 17, fParRan2.1, whole genome shotgun sequence genome harbors these coding sequences:
- the LOC114450040 gene encoding tripartite motif-containing protein 16-like, whose amino-acid sequence MNHNSVCLEREAFCCSICLDLLKDPVTIPCGHSYCMNCIQSCWNREDEQRIHSCPQCRKTFTPKPVLTKSTMLADLAEELKKTGLQAAPVDHCYAGPEDVACDFCTGRKLKAFKSCMQCLASYCEKHLQPHYDAATFKKHKLVEPSKNLQENICSRHDEVMKMFCRTDQQSVCYLCSVDEHKGHDTVSAAAERTERQRELQESLQQILQRVQDREGDVKLLQQEVEAISRSADKTVEDSEKIFTELIQKRSSDVKQQVRSQQEAEVSRVKERQEELEQEITELKRKAAELEQLSHTEDHIHFLHNYRPLSALSESTHSSSINIRPLRYFEDVTAAVSELRDKLQDTLRQTWTNVSLTEVDVLLSEPEPQTRAGFLQYSCELTLDPNTAQRELKLSEGNRKVTQQQPYFNHPGRFKGCQVLSRESLTGCSYWEVEWRGGGVSVAVAYKSISRAGRGNECIFGRNDKSWTFDCFQNSYTFYHNKVLTEVSGPPSSRVGVYLDHRAGILSFYSVSETMTLLHRVQTTFTEPLYAGFMICYYGSSCELCSVK is encoded by the coding sequence ATGAACCACAACAGTGTTTGTCTGGAGCGGGAAGctttctgctgctccatctgtctggatctACTGAAGGATCCGGTGACGAttccctgtggacacagctactgcatGAACTGTATTCAAAGCTGctggaacagagaggatgagcagagaatccacagctgccctcagtgCAGGAAGACTTTCACACCGAAGCCTGTCCTGACGAAAAGCACCATGTTAGCAGATTTAgcggaggagctgaagaagactggactccaagctgctcctgttgatcactgctatgctggacctgaagatgtggcctgtgatttCTGCACTGGAAGAAAACTGAAAGCCTTCAAATCCTGCATGCAGTGTTTGGCTTCATACTGTGagaaacacctgcagcctcaTTATGACGCAGCTACGTTCaagaaacacaagctggtggagccctccaagaacctccaggagaacatctgctctcgtcatgatgaggtgatgaagatgttctgccgcactgatcagcagtctgtctgttatctctgctctgtggatgaACATAAAGGCCACGACacagtctcagctgcagcagagaggactgagaggcagagagagctccAGGAGAGTCTgcaacaaatcctgcagagagtccaggacagagagggagatgtgaagctgctccaacaggaggtggaggccatcagtcgctctgctgataaaacagtggaggacagtgagaagATCTTCACTGAGCTTATCCAgaaaagaagctctgatgtgaagcagcaggtcagatcccagcaggaagctgaagtgAGTCGAGTCAAAGAgcgtcaggaggagctggagcaggagatcactgagctgaagaggaaagctgctgagctggagcagctctcacacacagaggaccacatCCACTTTCTACACAACTACCGCccactgtcagcactcagtgagtccacacactcatccagcatcaacatccgtcctctgaggtactttgaggatgtgacagcagctgtgtcagagctcagagacaaactacaggacactcTGAGACAGACGTGGACAAATGTCTCACTGACTGAAGTGGATGTTTTACTGTCAGAACCAGAGCCACAGACCAGAGCTGGATTCTTACAGTATTCATGTGAACTCAcactggatccaaacacagcacagagagagctgaAACTATCAGAGGGGAACAGAaaagtaacacaacaacagcctTATTTTAATCATCCTGGCAGATTCAAAGGGTGTCAGGTCCTGAGCAGAGAGAGTCTGACTGGATGTTCttactgggaggtggagtggagaggaggaggagtttctGTAGCAGTCGCATACAAGAGTAtcagcagagcagggagagggAATGAATGTATATTTGGGCGTAATGACAAATCTTGGACATTTGATTGTTTCCAAAACAGTTACACATTTTATCACAACAAAGTCCTCACTGAGGTCTCAGGTCCTCCGTCCTCCAGAGTAGGAGTGTACctggatcacagagcaggtattctgtccttctacagtgtctctgaaaccatgactctcctccacagagtccagaccacATTCACTGAGCCGCTCTATGCTGGATTTATGATTTGTTATTATGGATCCTCATGTGAGTTGTGCAGTGTGAAGTAG
- the LOC114450037 gene encoding tripartite motif-containing protein 16-like: MNHNSVCLEREAFCCSICLDLLKDPVTIPCGHSYCMNCIQSCWNREDEQRIHSCPQCRKTFTPKPVLTKSTMLADLAEELKKTGLQAAPVDHCYAGPEDVACDFCTGRKLKAFKSCMQCLASYCEKHLQPHYDAATFKKHKLVEPSKNLQENICSRHDEVMKMFCRTDQQSVCYLCSVDEHKGHDTVSAAAERTERQRELQESLQQILQRVQDREGDVKLLQREVEGIDRSTYKTVEDSEKIFTELIRLIQKRSSDVKQQVRSQQEAEVSRVKERQEELEQEITELKRKAAELEQLSHTEDHIHFLHNYRPLSALSESTHSSSINIRPLRYFEDVTAAVSELRDKLQDTLRQTWTNVSLTEVDVLLSEPEPQTRAGFLQYSCELTLDPNTAQRELKLSEGNRKVTRVTQQQPYFNHPDRFKGCQVLSRESLTGCSYWEVERRGGGVSVAVAYKSISRAGRGNECIFGRNDKSWTFDCFQNSYTFYHNNINTEVSGPPSSRVGVYLDHRAGILSFYSVSETMTLLHRVQTTFTEPLYAGFMICYYGSSCELCSVK, encoded by the coding sequence ATGAACCACAACAGTGTTTGTCTGGAGCGGGAAGctttctgctgctccatctgtctggatctACTGAAGGATCCGGTGACGAttccctgtggacacagctactgcatGAACTGTATTCAAAGCTGctggaacagagaggatgagcagagaatccacagctgccctcagtgCAGGAAGACTTTCACACCGAAGCCTGTCCTGACGAAAAGCACCATGTTAGCAGATTTAgcggaggagctgaagaagactggactccaagctgctcctgttgatcactgctatgctggacctgaagatgtggcctgtgatttCTGCACTGGAAGAAAACTGAAAGCCTTCAAATCCTGCATGCAGTGTTTGGCTTCATACTGTGagaaacacctgcagcctcaTTATGACGCAGCTACGTTCaagaaacacaagctggtggagccctccaagaacctccaggagaacatctgctctcgtcatgatgaggtgatgaagatgttctgccgcactgatcagcagtctgtctgttatctctgctctgtggatgaACATAAAGGCCACGACacagtctcagctgcagcagagaggactgagaggcagagagagctccAGGAGAGTCTgcaacaaatcctgcagagagtccaggacagagagggagatgtgaagctgctccaaCGGGAGGTGGAGGGCATCGATCGCTCTACTTATAAAAcagtggaggacagtgagaagatcttcactgagctgatccgtctgatccagaaaagaagctctgatgtgaagcagcaggtcagatcccagcaggaagctgaagtgAGTCGAGTCAAAGAgcgtcaggaggagctggagcaggagatcactgagctgaagaggaaagctgctgagctggagcagctctcacacacagaggaccacatCCACTTTCTACACAACTACCGCccactgtcagcactcagtgagtccacacactcatccagcatcaacatccgtcctctgaggtactttgaggatgtgacagcagctgtgtcagagctcagagacaaactacaggacactcTGAGACAGACGTGGACAAATGTCTCACTGACTGAAGTGGATGTTTTACTGTCAGAACCAGAGCCACAGACCAGAGCTGGATTCTTACAGTATTCATGTGAACTCAcactggatccaaacacagcacagagagagctgaAACTATCAGAGGGGAACAGAAAAGTAACACGTGTGACACAACAACAGCCTTATTTTAATCATCCTGACAGATTCAAAGGGTGTCAGGTCCTGAGCAGAGAGAGTCTGACTGGATGTTCTTACtgggaggtggagaggagaggaggaggagtttctGTAGCAGTCGCATACAAGAGTAtcagcagagcagggagagggAATGAATGTATATTTGGGCGTAATGACAAATCTTGGACATTTGATTGTTTCCAAAACAGTTACACATTttatcacaacaacatcaacactgAGGTCTCAGGTCCTCCGTCCTCCAGAGTAGGAGTGTACctggatcacagagcaggtattctgtccttctacagtgtctctgaaaccatgactctcctccacagagtccagaccacATTCACTGAGCCGCTCTATGCTGGATTTATGATTTGTTATTATGGATCCTCATGTGAGTTGTGCAGTGTGAAGTAG